The nucleotide sequence CTCCTTTTATGGTCACTTACATTCTGCCCTTCGGATATAGCAGTTCCTGTATACTTCCAGTATACATCCTTTTTCTCTCAGAGATTCCAGATTTTCCATAAGTTCTGTCAGGGAATATCCGGTTTCTGCCATAAGCTCGTCCAGATTCTTCGGACTCAAATCCAGACAACTATACACCAACCTTTCTGATTTTTCAAGTGATAATTTTTTTATTTTGACAGAAGATTCTAAAAAATTTGGAAAAAGGCCCAGTTCTTTCTGAAAGTCCTCCCAGGACAGGAAAATTCCGGCCCCCTGTCCAATCAGCCGATTGGTCCCCTGGCTCAGGGCATCTCCGACTCTGCCCGGCACCGCATAGACCTCTTTTCCCTGCTCCAGTGCAAAATCCCCGGTAATCAGCGCGCCGCTCTTTTCCCGCGCCTCCACCACCAGTACCACATCGGACAGACCGCTGATAATCCGGTTCCTCTGAGGAAAAAAACAGGCCAGCGGCCTGGTGCCGGGAGGATATTCGGAAATCAGCCCTCCCTGGGCCGGAAGGGCCTCGTACAGTTGCCGGTTGCCGGCGGGATAGCAGATATCCACACCGCAGCCCAGAACTCCATAGGATTTCCCTCCTGCCTGCAAAGCGCCCCGTTGACCGGCTCCGTCAATGCCGGCAGCCATGCCGCTGACTACGGAGACCCCCTGTCCGGCCAGATGATATCCCACCTGTTCCGCCACCTGTCTGCCATAGGCGGAGCAGGCTCTGGCTCCCACCACAGCCACAGCCAGTGCAGATTCCGGCGGCAGAGTCCCCCGGCAGTACAGACCGTAGGGCGGATTGTAAATCTGCTCCAGGCGGGCAGGATATTCCGAATCCTGATGCAGAATCAGCCGGATATCCTGCCGTATACAGTATGTCCGCATTTTTTCCAGTTCTTCCTCCGGAGCGCTTTGCCCCTGCTCCAGTTTTGCTCTTTCCCGTTCCGTCAGTCCAGGCAGTTTCCGAAGGCTCGCCTGTTTCATCCGGTAAAGCCCTTCTGCCCCGCCGGCCATTTCCCGCAGCCGGATTTTCTTCTTCCCCGGAAGGCAAAGCAGTCCTGCCAGCCAGTATTCGTACCTGTTATGATATGCTTCTGTCTTCATTCCCTTTCCCACACCTTCCAGCCCATACTGCGGTACAGCAGGCTTTCCATAATATGCAGGCGGCCGATTGTATCGGCATGGTCCATGTCTGCAATGGTGCGGGCCACCCGAAGGGTACGGTAATACCCCCGGACACTCAAATCCATCCTGTCAAAAGACTCCTGCAGCAGTTTTTCTCCTCCCGTATCCAGCGGGCAGAATTCTTTCATGTGGGAAACCGGGATTCGACTGTTATACAGGATTCCGCTGTCTCCAAAACGTCTTCTCTGAATCTCCTGCACTTCCTGTACCCTCATTCTGACAGATTCCGAAGATTCCTCCGTCTGCCCGCCTGTAATTTCCGAAAGTTCAGGCCGCTTCACCTCCACTGTCAGATCCATGCGGTCCAGAAAAGGCCTGCTGAGTTTGCCAAAATGGCGTTCCAGAACAGCAGATGAACACCTGCATTTATTTCGGTCCGGGTAATAGCCGCAGTTACAGGGATTCATAGCCCCAATCAGCATAACGTCAGCAGGAAACTCATAGGCGCCGCTTTGCCTTACCAGACGTATCACACCTTCTTCCAGCGGCTGGCG is from Lachnospiraceae bacterium JLR.KK002 and encodes:
- the dprA gene encoding DNA-processing protein DprA, producing MKTEAYHNRYEYWLAGLLCLPGKKKIRLREMAGGAEGLYRMKQASLRKLPGLTERERAKLEQGQSAPEEELEKMRTYCIRQDIRLILHQDSEYPARLEQIYNPPYGLYCRGTLPPESALAVAVVGARACSAYGRQVAEQVGYHLAGQGVSVVSGMAAGIDGAGQRGALQAGGKSYGVLGCGVDICYPAGNRQLYEALPAQGGLISEYPPGTRPLACFFPQRNRIISGLSDVVLVVEAREKSGALITGDFALEQGKEVYAVPGRVGDALSQGTNRLIGQGAGIFLSWEDFQKELGLFPNFLESSVKIKKLSLEKSERLVYSCLDLSPKNLDELMAETGYSLTELMENLESLREKGCILEVYRNCYIRRAECK